ACCACCGCTAATCAAAACACCGCATTCAGAAAATTCGCCATTAATATCCTGATTACCCTCATTACCAGCAATTATGTTGCTAGTAAGTGTAGCTGTACCACAATTTTGAAGACCACCCCCAGGCGCACCATTGGCAAAATTACCAGAGATGGTGCTGCTAGTTAGAGTTAAATCGCCATAATTCTCTATCCCACCACCGAGTCCATCAGCACCCAAATTCCCAAAGATGGTGCTGTTAATTACCGTTAAGTCATCTCTATTGGTGATCCCACCGCCAGTACCATCACCCGTGGAATTATAGGCTATAGTGCTGTTTACTACTGTAGTGCTGCCAACTCTGTTGCTGATCCCACCAGCACCACCATAAGCGTAATTATCAGAGATAGTACTGTTGGTCACTGTTAGGCTACCAAAGTTCTCTACCCCCCCACCAAGAACTAAATCTCTCGGATCGGGACTTACAGAATTGTTAGAGATAACAGTGTTATCTATTGTTAAGTTACCTTGATTAAATATTCCACCGCCACCATATACAGAATCAATACCACCAGAAGCATTAAAATCTCTATAGTCGCCTCCAGCAAAATTTCCAGAAATATTATTGTTAGTCAGTTTTAGGTTTTCTGAGTTCCAGATACCACCACCAGCACCATCTTCTCTACCACTGGTGTCTCCCCCAGTAATCTTTAGCCCTGTCAAGATAACATCAATAAAGTTGCTGTCATTCCCATCATTAATCTTAAAAATGCGGTTGATTCCACCAGCATCAACTGTTAGTAGATTAGAACCCAAACCCTTGATACTGAGGGTATCTGTAATTCCTAATTCTCCGCTAGTGAGGTTAATTGTCCCACCACTGAGGAAATTGTCAAAGTTAATTTCATCAGCACCAGCAGTGCTATTTGCCTGAAAAATAGCATCGCGAAAACTCCCAGCACCTGCATCTAAAAGATTGGTGACAGTAAATGTTGCCATTAAGATACTCCTGATTTGTAGCTAGGAAATGGGCTAAGTTAAAGTGAGCTTACTTATAAGTCAAGAAAAATCAGGCAAAATTATACAAGTGCTGTACTAAAATTTGCTTCAGTTCCCTGCATGGCTAAAAGTGCAGTTCCATAAGCCGCCTGTAGGTGTCTAGATGGCAAGACAGAGACTTGTAAGTTTCTAGCTCTAATTTGAGTCCAAACGTAGTTTTTCGCACCGCCACCAGCCGTATAGACGCACTTGAGGGGATTTGCACCTAACTGTTGGAGTAAATGATAGCCTCGTGCTTCAATTCGAGCGATACTTTCTAGTAAACCGTGGAGAAATTCGACGGGATTGGAGGGATGGGGTTCGAGTCTGGGAGGGAGATTGGGATCGTTAATGGGAAAGCGATCGCCTGCCTTAATTAAGGGATAATAGTCTAAAGTACTGGCTTGACTGGGATTGATTTTTTGGCTCAAACTCTCTAACTCTTCATCAGTGAAAAACTCTTTCAGTACTGCACCACCAGTATTTGATGCACCTCCCACTAACCACAAATCCCCTAAGCGGTGGCTATAAATGCCATACTTGGCATCATCGATTTTTGTTTGACTCAACAGTTTGACTGCGAGGGTGGAACCCAAAGAAGTGACTGCTTCTCCGACTGCATTCGCACCACTGGCTAAAAATGCGGCAATACTATCAGTAGTACCCGCGCAAACCAGACAATTGGGTGACAATCCTAAAGTTTCAGCTACATCTTTTTGAACTTTCCCAATCGGAGTTCCTGGGGTTACAACTTCTGGTAAATGGAAATTAAGATCCAATTTTTGCAACCATTCTGGGTAGTTAAGTTGCTCGACATCGTAACCTAGTTTTAAAGCATTATGATAATCACTAATGCCTAATTTACCATGTAATAGAAAAGCTAACCAATCAGCTTGATGAAGAAAGTATAGGGGTTCGGGATAGAGGTTTTGCCACCATAAAAGCTTAGCTAAACTAGAGGTAGAACTTAAAACCGTATGTTGGGGTGGAGCAACTTTTTTGATAATATCTAAATTGTCTATTCCCCGTGCATCATTGTAGAGAATGGGTTCTGTAACGGGATTACCAGTAGCATCGCAGAGCAAGACAGTTGATGAAGTTCCATCAATTGCTACTGCGATAATTTCTCTTTTTAAATGAGTGGGAATTTGTTGGATTTGATTGCATAAAGCTACCTGCCAATTATTGGCTAAGCTTGATAACTTAGAGAGGGTAAATGATTCTTGTGATTCAAATAAAACCGTTTTTTCAGCATCAATTACTATGGCTCTAACACCAGAAGTTCCAAAGTCAATTCCTAAATAAAAACTCATTAGTGGTAAGTTAGCCCAGAGGGTGGGCAATGCCCACCCTACTTTTAAATATCTTGAGGCATTTGCCAAGTTTCATGCCAAAGTTGCTTCAGATCTTGAATTACTTTAGCACTTTTAATGGTAGCATTTGGATTAGCGATCGCTTCCCATCCTGCTTGAATTGCCTTTTTTTGCCCATCGCTAAGTTTCCAAGATAGTGGTGGTTGATATTCACCGTTCCTATCAAAAAACTCGGATATATCTACATTAGAATCCTCTAAATAAGTCTTAGAAGCCTCTTTTAATTCAGAACTGGAAGGGAAAAAGATCGGATGATAGACAATTTCTACTCGATCTGATTCTGCTTGATTTTGCCATTTTTCAATCAGCAATTTTGCTTCCATCTCGTTTCTTTCTGCCAAGATAGTATCTCGAACTTTATACATGGTTAATAATGGCCCAATGGTTGCCATAAACCAACCTTTGTCACCCTTTCCTTTGCTTTCTGAAATTGCTTTAGGAAAAGGATTGATTTGCAAAATCAGAACTCTTTTGATATTTAATTTTTTTTCAGGTTGTAACCATTCATCAAGCCATTCTGCCATAGTGGCAAACCCTGAATTGTCAAAGTAACCGCCGTCAGCAAAGTGATATTTTTTATTTTCTATATCTGTTTCACTCCCTTTGAGTTTAGGACGACAAATTGGAGAAACATAAGGAAAGGTAGCTGATAATCTGGCAGCAGTAACTACACTAATATCATAATTTGGATAAAGACTATTAAAGTCTCTATAATTGGGATTGGCAATTTGATTAAACGTCATTGGGGAGATTAGAAATCGCTGCCCATTTTCGACTATAGTAGCGTTGAAAATGGGAACGGGAATTTCTCCTTTAAAAATCCGATCGCGCCAAGTATTTAGGGTTGCGATCGAGTTGGGAGATTTCATTTCTCCTTCCCAATCTTTTTCCATTGCAGTACCGCGATCGTAGTTAGGATTGATGAGAAATGGCAACCCAATAAATCGCCATAAATCTAGATAAGCAAAACCCCAACCAACTGCATCTAGGCTATCACTAGTGGCACTTTTAAATATATTTATATCTCCATTTTCGGGGCAACCTGAATTTGATTCAAACCGATCTAAATAATACATGGTTCCTACAGAACCGCCCGATACTCCACTGATAAAACCGATAGATTTAGTAAAAGATTTACTCAATACTTTTTGCAAACCAATGAGAACTTGAACCGTCCATCCTGATGCTTGAATTCCCCCACCACTAGCACAAACAATCACTAAAGT
The nucleotide sequence above comes from Merismopedia glauca CCAP 1448/3. Encoded proteins:
- a CDS encoding choice-of-anchor Q domain-containing protein, with product MATFTVTNLLDAGAGSFRDAIFQANSTAGADEINFDNFLSGGTINLTSGELGITDTLSIKGLGSNLLTVDAGGINRIFKINDGNDSNFIDVILTGLKITGGDTSGREDGAGGGIWNSENLKLTNNNISGNFAGGDYRDFNASGGIDSVYGGGGIFNQGNLTIDNTVISNNSVSPDPRDLVLGGGVENFGSLTVTNSTISDNYAYGGAGGISNRVGSTTVVNSTIAYNSTGDGTGGGITNRDDLTVINSTIFGNLGADGLGGGIENYGDLTLTSSTISGNFANGAPGGGLQNCGTATLTSNIIAGNEGNQDINGEFSECGVLISGGNNLIGNGDGVSGLINGVNGDIVGTTANPINPLLTTLRNNGGPTQTLALLPGSPAINAGSNPLGLATDQRGFNRSIGQTDIGAYERQAVPEPSSTMGLCTLAILGFTCWRKR
- a CDS encoding FGGY-family carbohydrate kinase; this translates as MSFYLGIDFGTSGVRAIVIDAEKTVLFESQESFTLSKLSSLANNWQVALCNQIQQIPTHLKREIIAVAIDGTSSTVLLCDATGNPVTEPILYNDARGIDNLDIIKKVAPPQHTVLSSTSSLAKLLWWQNLYPEPLYFLHQADWLAFLLHGKLGISDYHNALKLGYDVEQLNYPEWLQKLDLNFHLPEVVTPGTPIGKVQKDVAETLGLSPNCLVCAGTTDSIAAFLASGANAVGEAVTSLGSTLAVKLLSQTKIDDAKYGIYSHRLGDLWLVGGASNTGGAVLKEFFTDEELESLSQKINPSQASTLDYYPLIKAGDRFPINDPNLPPRLEPHPSNPVEFLHGLLESIARIEARGYHLLQQLGANPLKCVYTAGGGAKNYVWTQIRARNLQVSVLPSRHLQAAYGTALLAMQGTEANFSTALV
- a CDS encoding patatin-like phospholipase family protein, whose product is MKNILIWLVAVVVSVALWLVIPDAVLKYLFFVRVPLIMGIFLVLIPYFAQNQLSAMLKNLFILRNKWQLTSVIVGAIMTGMAIALGFNAILLNASDRFDLPTQIDIPESVQYALAIALGLPVCLTVYKLAQKNTERIGLSDRKISVILGTIISIMLLIILDFTRNWLFNNEVIKNIILQVISFFAKQHLDGYINQNGELARGHLTAIAFLITAGISYLAIGLIFNPKAQSRRPEAPALLYVLLLIGMLSLLFGGTTFYLDYFRIPVIVSFILLSVIAYLLFDVDHFFHMGKVAEADQVKADYGDFHQVLDARLHHQNGERTLVIVCASGGGIQASGWTVQVLIGLQKVLSKSFTKSIGFISGVSGGSVGTMYYLDRFESNSGCPENGDINIFKSATSDSLDAVGWGFAYLDLWRFIGLPFLINPNYDRGTAMEKDWEGEMKSPNSIATLNTWRDRIFKGEIPVPIFNATIVENGQRFLISPMTFNQIANPNYRDFNSLYPNYDISVVTAARLSATFPYVSPICRPKLKGSETDIENKKYHFADGGYFDNSGFATMAEWLDEWLQPEKKLNIKRVLILQINPFPKAISESKGKGDKGWFMATIGPLLTMYKVRDTILAERNEMEAKLLIEKWQNQAESDRVEIVYHPIFFPSSSELKEASKTYLEDSNVDISEFFDRNGEYQPPLSWKLSDGQKKAIQAGWEAIANPNATIKSAKVIQDLKQLWHETWQMPQDI